In a single window of the Gossypium hirsutum isolate 1008001.06 chromosome D02, Gossypium_hirsutum_v2.1, whole genome shotgun sequence genome:
- the LOC107898442 gene encoding probable aquaporin TIP3-2, with the protein MPPRRYQFGRADEATHPDSMRATLAEFLSTIIFVFAGEGSILALDKMYKDTSATPARLVMIALAHGLSLFAAVASSVNVSGGHVNPAVTFGALLCGRISLVRALYYWIAQLLGSIVACLLLRLTAGMRPGGFALASGVGELRGLILEIVLTYGLVYTVYATGIDPKRGSVGTIAPLAIGLIVSANILVGGPFDGAAMNPARAFGPALVGWRWNHHWIYWVGPLIGGGLAALIYEYMVIPAAEPAHPTHQPLAPEDY; encoded by the exons ATGCCGCCTCGTAGATACCAATTTGGGAGGGCTGATGAGGCCACTCATCCCGACTCCATGAGAGCCACCTTGGCTGAATTCCTCTCCACTATCATTTTCGTCTTTGCCGGCGAAGGCTCAATTCTTGCTCTTG ACAAGATGTACAAGGATACGAGTGCGACGCCTGCAAGACTGGTGATGATAGCACTTGCGCATGGGTTGTCTCTGTTTGCAGCTGTGGCATCCAGTGTAAACGTATCTGGTGGCCATGTGAATCCAGCAGTCACCTTCGGTGCCTTGCTCTGTGGAAGGATCTCTCTCGTTCGGGCGCTGTACTACTGGATTGCTCAGCTCTTAGGTTCCATTGTGGCTTGTCTCTTGCTTCGCCTCACCGCTGGAATG CGACCGGGAGGGTTCGCCCTGGCGTCAGGAGTAGGGGAGTTGCGTGGTCTGATATTGGAGATAGTGCTGACATACGGATTGGTGTACACAGTTTATGCAACAGGGATCGATCCCAAAAGAGGAAGCGTGGGGACAATAGCACCGCTGGCTATAGGCTTAATAGTGAGCGCCAACATCTTAGTAGGCGGACCATTTGATGGAGCCGCCATGAATCCAGCCAGGGCATTTGGTCCAGCCTTGGTAGGATGGAGGTGGAACCACCACTGGATCTACTGGGTAGGTCCACTGATAGGTGGAGGTTTAGCGGCTCTGATATACGAGTACATGGTGATCCCAGCAGCGGAGCCAGCACACCCAACGCACCAGCCCTTGGCTCCAGAAGATTACTAG